One stretch of Siphonobacter curvatus DNA includes these proteins:
- a CDS encoding LIC_10190 family membrane protein, whose product MLLTLLLWLYISLLCLLAGDLVRMGFQKLGRTSLEVPLPFLAILGWAGLMNGLGYCWLLIPVGQAVHLFVLTGLLISGWLRRKYWISVVRTLQLPRSWLFWGVSILGFLVILTRTTHLPRVADTGGYHAPMIRWISEYAVVPGLANVNYRFGFNNASFLTEAFFSLRFLGGDAFHVLNGWLMAVVWCWALLLLQNTRFKPSEVLIVVLGVWYLWHSHWRLASPSPDHPAQLLVGLLFFLLIRQMEAPANSSERLLMVWLTLLAFTIKMSTLVALLISLLLFVDAFRKKDYAFLPRLIAVGLLPLLWWLTANVILTGYILYPTTSPVLDWFSFDWKVPKIVIEQGLLNLSGGTKLSPVQGLFDFSWVPYWFTQQLVPDQVLLVFLFGWPLFASFRWKQTVAFLMQYPNWFWVLVTAYAGVAFWFISAPEFRFGMGFIIAALVVGYLPYRVPVPALYRFGIVGVLSLALLYASFKRQASPLVFPDSYPAAQLTSYPLQGQRMYVATDDPRVIHGIKGYWSNCQDAALPCSPYYNPSLHLRGTTLSEGFKAVETR is encoded by the coding sequence ATGCTGCTTACCCTGCTGCTCTGGCTGTACATCTCGCTGCTTTGTCTTCTGGCGGGCGATCTGGTACGAATGGGTTTTCAGAAACTGGGCCGTACTTCTCTGGAGGTACCGCTTCCTTTTCTGGCTATACTCGGCTGGGCGGGCCTGATGAATGGATTGGGGTATTGCTGGCTACTGATCCCCGTAGGGCAAGCGGTCCACCTGTTTGTGTTAACAGGACTATTGATAAGCGGCTGGCTTCGTCGAAAGTACTGGATTAGCGTCGTTCGTACGCTGCAACTCCCGCGTTCCTGGCTTTTCTGGGGCGTAAGTATACTTGGTTTTCTCGTCATTCTGACCCGTACGACGCACCTGCCCCGCGTGGCGGATACGGGCGGATACCACGCTCCCATGATTCGCTGGATCTCGGAATATGCCGTGGTACCGGGACTAGCGAACGTGAACTATCGCTTTGGTTTCAACAACGCTTCCTTTCTAACCGAGGCTTTTTTCAGCTTGCGATTTCTGGGGGGAGATGCCTTTCACGTACTCAACGGCTGGCTCATGGCGGTGGTCTGGTGCTGGGCCTTACTTCTTTTGCAAAATACACGCTTCAAACCCAGTGAAGTACTCATTGTGGTACTGGGGGTATGGTATCTTTGGCATTCGCACTGGCGGCTCGCTTCGCCGAGTCCCGACCACCCGGCTCAGTTGCTGGTAGGTTTACTTTTTTTCCTGCTGATCCGGCAAATGGAGGCCCCCGCCAATTCGTCCGAACGCCTGCTGATGGTGTGGCTGACGTTATTGGCGTTTACCATCAAAATGAGTACACTCGTTGCCCTACTCATTTCCCTTCTTTTATTCGTTGATGCGTTTCGCAAGAAAGATTACGCCTTCCTTCCCCGCCTGATTGCAGTAGGACTGCTCCCCCTGCTTTGGTGGCTGACGGCCAATGTAATTCTGACGGGGTACATCCTGTACCCTACGACTTCCCCCGTACTCGACTGGTTTTCGTTCGACTGGAAAGTACCTAAAATCGTCATTGAACAAGGATTACTGAATCTTTCGGGCGGTACGAAACTTAGTCCGGTACAGGGCCTATTCGATTTCAGCTGGGTACCGTACTGGTTTACCCAACAACTCGTACCCGATCAAGTATTGCTGGTATTTCTGTTTGGCTGGCCGCTGTTTGCCAGTTTTCGCTGGAAACAGACGGTTGCTTTTCTGATGCAGTACCCCAACTGGTTTTGGGTACTGGTGACGGCGTACGCTGGGGTAGCTTTCTGGTTCATCTCGGCTCCGGAATTCCGCTTTGGGATGGGCTTCATCATCGCGGCTCTAGTCGTAGGGTATCTTCCCTATCGCGTGCCCGTCCCGGCTTTGTACCGTTTTGGAATCGTTGGCGTATTGAGTTTGGCCCTGCTGTATGCCTCCTTCAAGCGGCAAGCCAGTCCGCTGGTATTTCCTGATTCGTATCCGGCGGCTCAACTGACTTCCTACCCGTTACAGGGCCAGCGAATGTACGTCGCCACGGACGATCCCCGCGTAATTCACGGCATCAAGGGCTATTGGAGTAATTGCCAGGATGCAGCCCTGCCCTGCTCTCCGTACTATAACCCTTCGCTGCATTTGCGGGGAACCACTTTATCGGAAGGTTTTAAAGCAGTGGAGACGCGATAA
- a CDS encoding glycosyltransferase family protein, with protein MKSTLSKLLPHLLALLVLFVLAALYASPNLQGKVLGMHDIQQAQAGAQELNEFYKATGRWALWTNSMFSGMPAYMVAGDYPYTFVGKTVAVTLLIIPETIRIVFLMMLGMYVLLTTMGVRRWLAVLGAVAFAFGSYNMIFIKAGHVSKMYALAYMPGILAGVMLALRGRYWIGGAVTALFLCLELASNHLQITYYFGLALVPYIIMEAVVQIKEGRLKNLITAGIVLAVSAAIGIGSYGGRLLVTLDYTKETTRGKTELTLAKPTQPGQAAPAATTAPQNGLDRSYAFEYSYGIGETLTLLIPRVYGGASGEPLTDGSDMYKLLLQRGLDSAQAKQIVEGGMPTYWGDLPINGGPAYAGAVLIFLAVLGLFVVQHRIKWWILGATFLMLFIAWGKNFAAFGDFMFDYFPLYNKFRAVTMTLSIIQFLLALLAVLAIETLLSRKPSFAEIKTGLIASFALTGGLALLLWLVGPSILELRKPNESAQLGQMFGDPAFGPDVLRAMIEDRGSILRADALRTLIFIVLAAGLVWLYVTNKVKETVLVVVLIALTYFDLFFIDKRYFNNDDFTTKRQAQERIAPSPVDEQILQDKGLSYRVLDNRGYFMSDANASYFHKSLGGYHAAKLKRYSELMEYALPKNFMGVINMLNAKYVIQRDPQSNQDVAQQNPEALGNAWFVQNYRLVPDANAEMTALQTLNPKQTALIDQRYAGDLKGLTTLQYDSTNTIQLVAYQPDQLKYESKAKSEQLAVFSEIFYKGNTDWKSYIDGKEVPHIRVNYLLRGLRIPAGTHTIEFKFDPPVWKTGMTIDLVSNIALILLIVAGVVIDSRRK; from the coding sequence ATGAAATCCACGCTAAGCAAGTTACTCCCTCATTTACTCGCCCTACTGGTTCTGTTTGTACTCGCTGCTCTATACGCTTCGCCCAATTTGCAGGGCAAGGTGCTGGGTATGCACGATATTCAGCAGGCCCAGGCGGGTGCTCAGGAACTCAATGAATTTTACAAAGCGACGGGCCGCTGGGCTCTCTGGACTAACTCGATGTTCAGTGGCATGCCCGCCTACATGGTAGCTGGCGATTATCCGTACACCTTCGTCGGTAAGACCGTAGCCGTTACTTTACTCATCATTCCCGAAACCATCCGCATCGTTTTTCTGATGATGCTGGGCATGTACGTACTGCTGACCACCATGGGCGTACGCCGCTGGCTGGCTGTACTCGGAGCCGTAGCTTTTGCCTTTGGTTCGTACAACATGATTTTCATTAAAGCCGGACACGTTTCCAAAATGTACGCTCTGGCTTATATGCCGGGTATTCTGGCTGGGGTAATGCTGGCTTTACGGGGTAGATACTGGATCGGCGGAGCGGTTACGGCCTTGTTTCTCTGTCTGGAACTAGCCTCGAATCACTTACAGATTACCTACTATTTCGGTCTGGCCCTGGTTCCCTATATTATTATGGAAGCCGTGGTTCAGATTAAGGAAGGTCGACTCAAAAACCTGATTACCGCGGGTATTGTCCTGGCGGTTTCGGCGGCCATTGGTATCGGTAGTTACGGCGGCCGTTTGCTCGTTACGCTTGATTATACGAAAGAGACCACTCGTGGCAAGACCGAACTTACCCTGGCCAAACCGACACAACCCGGCCAGGCGGCTCCAGCAGCCACTACCGCTCCCCAAAACGGTCTGGATCGCAGTTATGCGTTTGAGTACAGTTACGGTATTGGTGAAACGCTAACCCTGCTTATTCCCCGCGTTTATGGTGGAGCTTCTGGTGAACCGTTAACGGACGGTTCCGATATGTATAAATTACTGCTGCAACGCGGACTCGATTCAGCTCAGGCCAAACAGATTGTTGAAGGGGGTATGCCTACCTACTGGGGCGATCTCCCTATCAATGGTGGTCCGGCTTATGCAGGAGCAGTACTTATTTTCCTGGCGGTGCTGGGTTTGTTTGTAGTACAACACCGGATCAAGTGGTGGATACTGGGGGCTACCTTTCTAATGCTCTTCATTGCCTGGGGTAAAAACTTTGCGGCTTTTGGTGATTTCATGTTCGATTACTTCCCGCTCTATAACAAGTTCCGGGCGGTTACTATGACCCTCAGTATCATCCAATTCCTACTGGCTTTATTAGCGGTACTGGCTATAGAAACGTTACTGAGTCGGAAACCCAGCTTTGCTGAAATCAAAACGGGCCTGATTGCCAGCTTTGCTCTCACGGGTGGTCTGGCTCTGCTGTTGTGGTTGGTAGGTCCTTCCATACTGGAATTACGTAAGCCCAATGAGAGTGCTCAGTTGGGACAAATGTTCGGTGATCCCGCTTTTGGTCCGGATGTTTTGCGAGCTATGATTGAAGACCGGGGTTCTATTCTCCGGGCCGATGCGTTACGTACCCTGATCTTCATCGTACTGGCCGCGGGTTTGGTCTGGCTGTACGTGACGAATAAGGTAAAAGAAACGGTACTAGTCGTAGTTCTGATTGCACTAACGTACTTCGATCTTTTCTTCATCGACAAACGGTATTTCAATAACGACGACTTTACCACCAAGCGGCAGGCACAGGAGCGGATTGCCCCTTCGCCCGTGGATGAGCAGATTTTACAGGATAAAGGATTGAGTTATCGGGTGTTGGATAATCGGGGTTACTTCATGAGCGATGCCAACGCTTCGTACTTCCACAAATCATTAGGAGGCTATCACGCGGCTAAACTCAAGCGATACTCGGAATTGATGGAGTATGCGTTGCCCAAAAACTTCATGGGCGTGATCAACATGCTCAACGCCAAGTACGTCATTCAACGCGATCCGCAGAGCAATCAGGACGTAGCCCAGCAAAATCCCGAAGCCCTGGGTAATGCCTGGTTCGTGCAAAATTACCGTCTGGTTCCCGATGCCAATGCGGAAATGACGGCCCTGCAAACGCTCAATCCCAAACAAACGGCCCTGATTGATCAACGGTACGCGGGTGATCTCAAAGGCCTGACGACCCTTCAGTACGATTCTACGAATACGATTCAACTGGTTGCCTACCAGCCCGACCAACTCAAGTACGAGAGTAAGGCAAAGAGCGAACAGCTGGCCGTATTTTCGGAGATTTTCTATAAAGGCAATACCGACTGGAAATCCTATATCGATGGCAAGGAAGTGCCGCACATCCGGGTGAACTACCTTTTACGCGGTTTACGCATTCCGGCGGGTACGCACACGATTGAATTCAAGTTCGATCCCCCCGTCTGGAAAACCGGCATGACGATTGATCTGGTCAGTAACATTGCCCTGATCCTGCTCATCGTCGCGGGCGTAGTCATTGATTCCCGACGGAAGTAA
- a CDS encoding SMI1/KNR4 family protein has translation MTVTEKLKSLLNERYVTEEDEVYEIVLKPGLSEEAMADLGSRLPKGFIPAEIKELLTFTSGFEFYGVEEVRFNVVGTFGMEDFFPHAVQLCSDGFGNYWILDINQDGNWGVVFYVCHDPAVIVKHSENLTQFMEHLDDFGKNKSNAHLDTIHETRVFEIWENMDSWNGNRR, from the coding sequence ATGACAGTTACAGAAAAATTAAAATCACTTTTAAACGAACGTTACGTCACTGAAGAGGACGAAGTATATGAGATTGTACTCAAGCCTGGCTTGTCCGAGGAAGCTATGGCAGACTTAGGCAGTCGATTGCCTAAAGGATTTATACCTGCTGAAATAAAGGAGCTTTTAACGTTTACAAGTGGGTTTGAATTTTATGGGGTTGAAGAGGTACGATTCAATGTCGTTGGAACATTCGGTATGGAAGATTTTTTTCCTCATGCAGTACAACTCTGTAGCGATGGATTTGGAAACTACTGGATTCTAGATATTAATCAGGATGGAAATTGGGGAGTAGTATTCTATGTATGCCATGATCCAGCGGTGATTGTCAAGCACTCGGAAAATCTAACGCAGTTTATGGAGCATCTGGATGACTTCGGGAAAAACAAGAGTAACGCTCATCTGGATACTATTCACGAAACAAGAGTATTCGAAATTTGGGAAAACATGGATTCATGGAATGGCAACAGGCGATAG